A genomic window from Fibrobacterota bacterium includes:
- a CDS encoding TIGR02171 family protein, which yields MHSRISLLGSLVCLVSFCALLGCRDVSTSPTPTSFVGILPSGSARLIAAKGTLLRLGSDDLQAAGEERPGWTRFAHDFWMDTVEVTQKEFASLLGRNPSLAKGENLPVTNNTWFDAVLAANARSKRDGLDTVYQYSSATLGSDGVALDLVGLSFNMDRGGWRLPTEAEWELAARAGSDSPFSWGSISDSAKARHYAWYQANSGSALHPVGSLEANAWGLHDMAGNAMEWVQDWKGPFPKDTLTDYAGPEAPIDIPEIPLKGGAATYSIERLRPSSRTATYAAYRSSHAEYVGFRLARGQFDPMFSNAAGAGVQTPSVTIQASNLSHALGSRNAKLVFLNRASGKGILSWINFDESTPVARSIPDPDPVFHPEISPDGKWVVWCTVMEGSNSTSSKLKARRLMAKETTTFDLGIGAIPRWWVDGADTFLIWTNTAIDNTNAAWKKDRTYMRRWSSTGTTIGAVQEWNAGGFHDGRSGPFIYAGYRRLKQLDTRSNSVRTLFAAPANGKSQGDTSQVCNVSSAPDGSGRVMFLDFGSSAKSTVVGRPYGIHEIAFLADSSGNIERTIPAPEGKFQWDHLEWSNDPRWATAVPLEPNGAYKEIHLLDLASGKSSLIASSDELWMPKLWVASSQKKTPGWADPDSSANYQLGEFAIRGPYFWLRADHLEAVFLGSSHMAGGALAGSMRSVVGHNLAFSGSGLSDQREILNNYVLEHVPNLKVVAIALMVGWLYEPIENADRSPWYFWKRTPGYIYDQNHDFWKTGLPPGFLGEASRRIPQIAQYDEFDSTGSQIKRDIDLGWSSSLSTTAIIPKQDSANPLLEQNLSILESMVSRLTSSGIKVVLVQFPESPQYAQLEIAGRYGPTWPEYHRILARIKSWEAHYPGMVLMDEHKDGHHDYADNEAGNTDHLNLSGAIKFSGRLDSVFKSILSR from the coding sequence ATGCATTCCCGGATTTCCTTGCTGGGCAGCCTGGTCTGCCTTGTCAGTTTCTGCGCTCTCTTGGGATGTCGCGACGTTTCGACCTCCCCCACTCCAACCAGCTTCGTCGGCATCCTTCCTTCCGGATCCGCCCGCCTGATCGCCGCCAAGGGCACTCTTCTCCGCCTGGGGTCGGACGACCTCCAGGCCGCTGGGGAAGAGCGTCCCGGCTGGACTCGCTTCGCCCACGACTTCTGGATGGACACCGTCGAGGTCACCCAGAAGGAATTCGCTTCGCTGCTTGGACGGAATCCGTCACTGGCCAAGGGGGAAAACCTGCCGGTGACCAACAACACCTGGTTCGACGCGGTGTTGGCGGCGAACGCCCGCTCCAAACGGGATGGACTCGATACGGTCTACCAGTATTCCTCGGCAACCCTGGGTAGCGACGGTGTGGCGCTGGATCTGGTGGGGCTGTCCTTCAACATGGATCGAGGTGGATGGCGTCTGCCCACCGAGGCGGAGTGGGAGTTGGCGGCGCGGGCGGGTTCCGATTCGCCGTTTTCATGGGGTTCGATCTCCGATTCCGCGAAGGCCCGGCACTACGCATGGTACCAGGCCAATTCCGGGAGCGCCCTCCATCCGGTCGGTTCGCTCGAGGCGAATGCATGGGGGCTCCACGACATGGCCGGCAACGCGATGGAATGGGTTCAGGATTGGAAGGGGCCGTTTCCGAAAGACACCTTGACCGACTACGCCGGCCCCGAAGCACCAATCGATATCCCGGAGATCCCCTTGAAGGGAGGCGCCGCGACGTACTCCATCGAACGGCTGCGCCCTTCTTCGCGAACCGCCACCTATGCCGCCTACCGCTCATCCCATGCCGAATACGTTGGTTTCCGTCTGGCCCGTGGCCAATTCGATCCGATGTTTTCCAACGCGGCGGGAGCAGGTGTTCAGACACCTTCCGTCACCATCCAAGCTTCAAATCTCTCGCATGCGCTCGGTTCGCGCAACGCGAAGCTCGTCTTCCTGAATCGTGCCAGCGGGAAAGGAATCCTGAGTTGGATCAATTTCGACGAATCGACTCCCGTCGCCCGATCGATTCCCGATCCGGATCCCGTGTTCCATCCCGAAATCTCGCCGGACGGGAAGTGGGTGGTGTGGTGCACGGTGATGGAAGGTTCCAATTCGACTTCCTCGAAACTGAAAGCCAGAAGGCTGATGGCCAAGGAAACGACCACCTTCGATCTTGGGATCGGAGCCATTCCGCGATGGTGGGTGGATGGCGCGGACACCTTCCTCATCTGGACAAACACTGCCATAGACAACACCAACGCCGCCTGGAAGAAGGATCGCACCTACATGCGCCGATGGTCATCCACCGGCACCACGATCGGCGCTGTTCAGGAATGGAACGCGGGAGGCTTCCACGATGGACGCTCCGGCCCCTTCATTTACGCCGGTTATCGTCGCTTGAAGCAACTGGACACGCGATCGAACTCCGTTCGCACTTTGTTCGCCGCTCCAGCCAACGGAAAGTCCCAGGGGGACACATCCCAAGTCTGCAACGTCTCGTCCGCACCGGACGGCAGCGGTCGCGTCATGTTCCTGGATTTCGGATCCAGCGCGAAGTCGACGGTGGTTGGTCGGCCTTACGGCATCCACGAGATCGCATTCCTCGCTGACAGCTCGGGCAACATCGAGCGCACCATTCCCGCTCCCGAAGGCAAGTTCCAGTGGGATCACCTGGAGTGGAGTAACGATCCTCGATGGGCCACAGCGGTTCCCTTGGAGCCCAACGGAGCCTACAAGGAAATCCACCTGCTCGACCTGGCCTCGGGAAAATCCTCGCTCATCGCCTCCTCCGACGAACTCTGGATGCCCAAGCTGTGGGTCGCTTCGAGCCAGAAGAAAACTCCTGGCTGGGCGGATCCAGACAGTTCGGCGAACTACCAACTCGGCGAGTTCGCCATTCGCGGGCCTTACTTCTGGCTACGTGCGGATCACCTGGAGGCTGTTTTCCTCGGAAGCTCCCACATGGCGGGTGGAGCTCTCGCCGGTTCGATGAGGAGCGTCGTTGGACACAATCTGGCATTTTCAGGGTCGGGCCTCAGCGACCAACGCGAGATTCTGAACAACTACGTGCTTGAGCATGTGCCAAATTTGAAGGTGGTTGCCATCGCGCTCATGGTGGGCTGGCTATACGAGCCGATCGAAAATGCCGATCGAAGCCCCTGGTACTTCTGGAAGAGAACCCCTGGTTACATCTACGACCAGAACCATGACTTCTGGAAGACTGGACTGCCACCGGGGTTCCTGGGCGAAGCATCTCGCCGCATCCCTCAGATCGCCCAATACGACGAATTTGATTCGACAGGAAGCCAGATCAAACGTGATATCGACCTAGGTTGGTCAAGCAGTCTATCGACGACTGCGATCATCCCAAAACAAGATTCCGCAAATCCGCTTTTAGAACAGAATCTTTCCATCCTCGAGTCGATGGTGTCCAGACTCACCTCCTCAGGCATCAAGGTTGTGCTGGTGCAATTTCCGGAAAGCCCCCAGTACGCGCAGTTGGAGATCGCCGGCAGATATGGTCCGACCTGGCCGGAGTATCATCGAATCCTCGCGCGGATCAAGTCGTGGGAAGCGCACTATCCGGGAATGGTCCTGATGGACGAACACAAGGATGGACACCACGACTATGCGGACAACGAAGCGGGAAACACAGACCATTTGAACTTGTCGGGTGCGATCAAATTTTCCGGTCGCCTAGACTCGGTGTTCAAGAGCATCCTCTCTCGATAG
- the glnD gene encoding [protein-PII] uridylyltransferase: MNNLSTRFRQIFFRIQNPSDRLTALRGLLEEERARIRVAFEGGESAVASSARAADLLDALLRTQLEARMNATRKAWEIALVAVGGYGRREICPKSDVDLLILVPKKPSSEVISEVEQMLYPLWDLGLVVGHAVRSIPDCRKAAESDVETYTAFLQERFLGGNFALYREFADFVSERPSGRRQKLLVQRKLEEREKRLASQGQLAQMLEPNIKEGRGCLRDLHSLVWLAGILHGVRGLEDLSRAGIVAPEELEELRHANEFLLRARIALHNVTGQKGDRLGFEEQPRVAQALGYVDEGSAKAVELFQKNFYRHVRTVDSVTTRYCDLQEEQRRKVRARSQDARFAVMDGALEVPVDGANPFLGNLPMVLDLHRAAQVADVGVGARTRWFVRQAVSLTDPSEIDRSVCLSKFLQIAKASSAKGTTIRELHRIGVVDLIVPDFRWIDCHSQHDIYHVYTTDEHTLTMLTRLSTLASSVDPVLVHLREELSDIEDVDVLFVSALFHDVGKGIGPDHSESGAKLVREYCLQSGFSEARAAQASLLVKHHLLLNHLAQRRDIEDPKTLRDLLAKIPDEHLLRSLYVLTWADVSSVHPDAWSAWKASLLRKLYETALSELREEPIQTDSDSRREALAQETFGHPREEVLEHIKLLPRRYASSVSPRQVADHLELVQSLSSRHRIAVKARDMGSHWDLAVVMADRPGLLSRICAGLTTLGLSIASSQVYTRVDGLAIDLFSVIASDPSKVRGAEDLAARCEEHIGKARDLPFEELDEMVRGYIRRWEGAVSRIMIPKVSVEFHDQASDDRTVLDITAPDRLGLLFDLTAHLSRRQWVIHSARVWTEADRAIDSFYLTGSDGRRIAADSVREQARQELAALLSPKK; this comes from the coding sequence ATGAACAATCTCTCGACGCGGTTTCGTCAGATCTTCTTTCGCATCCAGAATCCGTCAGATCGGTTGACCGCCCTCCGCGGTCTGCTGGAGGAGGAACGCGCCCGGATCCGCGTGGCTTTCGAGGGCGGGGAATCCGCCGTAGCCTCTTCCGCGAGGGCTGCCGACCTCCTGGATGCGCTTTTGCGCACCCAGCTGGAGGCTCGCATGAACGCGACGCGCAAGGCCTGGGAGATCGCTCTGGTGGCCGTTGGCGGGTATGGCCGACGAGAGATCTGTCCCAAGAGCGACGTGGATTTGTTGATCCTGGTTCCCAAGAAGCCATCGAGTGAAGTGATCTCCGAAGTGGAACAGATGCTCTATCCGCTTTGGGATCTGGGGTTGGTGGTTGGCCATGCCGTCCGATCCATCCCGGATTGCCGCAAGGCCGCGGAATCCGATGTGGAGACCTACACGGCGTTTTTGCAGGAACGATTCCTGGGTGGGAACTTCGCCTTGTACCGCGAGTTCGCGGACTTCGTTTCCGAGCGTCCGTCGGGGAGAAGGCAGAAGCTTCTGGTGCAGCGCAAGCTGGAGGAACGCGAGAAGCGCCTCGCCTCGCAAGGGCAGCTCGCGCAGATGCTGGAGCCCAACATCAAGGAGGGACGCGGATGTCTGCGCGACCTCCATTCGTTGGTGTGGTTGGCGGGCATCCTCCATGGCGTGAGAGGGTTGGAAGACCTCTCCCGCGCCGGCATCGTGGCTCCTGAAGAATTGGAGGAACTGCGGCACGCCAACGAGTTCCTCCTTCGTGCACGCATCGCCTTGCACAACGTGACCGGACAGAAGGGAGATCGCTTGGGGTTCGAGGAACAGCCTCGCGTCGCCCAGGCGCTCGGCTATGTGGACGAAGGTTCGGCGAAGGCCGTGGAGCTGTTCCAGAAGAACTTCTACCGCCATGTGCGCACGGTGGACTCCGTGACCACGCGTTATTGCGACCTCCAGGAAGAGCAGAGGCGGAAGGTCCGCGCGCGTTCGCAGGATGCGCGGTTCGCGGTGATGGATGGCGCGTTGGAAGTGCCGGTCGACGGCGCCAATCCCTTCTTGGGCAATCTTCCCATGGTGCTGGATCTGCATCGAGCCGCGCAGGTGGCGGATGTCGGAGTGGGTGCGCGCACGCGATGGTTCGTTCGACAAGCGGTGTCGCTGACCGATCCATCCGAGATCGATCGCTCCGTCTGCCTCTCGAAATTCCTGCAGATCGCCAAGGCGTCGAGCGCGAAGGGGACGACCATCCGCGAACTGCATCGCATCGGCGTGGTGGATCTGATCGTTCCCGATTTCCGCTGGATCGATTGCCACAGCCAGCACGACATCTACCACGTGTACACCACCGACGAGCACACGTTGACGATGCTCACGCGCCTCTCCACGCTGGCCTCTTCGGTCGATCCGGTCCTCGTGCACCTTCGCGAAGAGCTTAGCGACATCGAGGATGTGGACGTGCTGTTCGTCTCCGCGCTGTTCCACGACGTGGGCAAGGGGATCGGGCCCGACCACAGCGAATCCGGCGCCAAGCTCGTGCGCGAATACTGCCTGCAATCGGGCTTCTCCGAGGCGCGCGCCGCGCAGGCGTCGCTTTTGGTGAAGCATCATCTTCTGTTGAACCATCTCGCGCAGCGTCGCGACATCGAAGATCCGAAGACCTTGCGCGACCTTCTGGCGAAGATCCCCGACGAACACCTGTTGCGCTCCCTGTACGTGTTGACCTGGGCGGACGTGTCTTCCGTACACCCCGATGCTTGGTCGGCTTGGAAGGCGAGCCTGTTGCGCAAGCTCTACGAGACGGCCTTGTCCGAACTGCGCGAAGAACCGATCCAGACCGACTCCGATTCCCGTCGCGAGGCGTTGGCCCAAGAGACCTTCGGCCATCCGCGCGAGGAGGTGCTCGAGCACATCAAGCTCCTGCCCCGACGCTACGCGAGCTCGGTGTCGCCGCGCCAGGTGGCAGACCATCTGGAGTTGGTGCAATCGTTGTCCAGTCGCCACCGCATCGCCGTGAAGGCCCGCGACATGGGCTCCCACTGGGATCTGGCGGTGGTGATGGCCGATCGCCCCGGACTGCTTTCGCGCATCTGCGCGGGCCTCACCACACTCGGTTTGTCGATCGCCTCTTCGCAGGTCTACACCCGCGTCGACGGGCTGGCCATCGACTTGTTCTCGGTGATCGCGAGCGATCCGTCCAAGGTTCGCGGTGCGGAGGATCTCGCCGCTCGCTGCGAGGAGCACATCGGAAAGGCGCGCGACCTCCCCTTCGAGGAGCTGGACGAAATGGTGCGTGGCTACATCCGTCGTTGGGAAGGTGCCGTCTCGCGGATCATGATCCCGAAAGTGTCCGTGGAGTTCCACGACCAAGCCTCCGACGATCGAACGGTGTTGGACATAACGGCTCCCGATCGGCTCGGATTGCTGTTCGATCTCACCGCGCATCTTTCGCGGCGACAATGGGTTATCCACTCCGCGCGCGTTTGGACGGAAGCCGACAGGGCCATCGATTCGTTCTATCTCACGGGTTCGGATGGTCGGAGAATCGCCGCCGATTCTGTCCGCGAGCAGGCGCGGCAGGAGCTCGCCGCTCTCCTTTCGCCGAAGAAGTGA
- the hpt gene encoding hypoxanthine phosphoribosyltransferase, protein MIQASLAPILQARQIAARVAQVAKEIDRHYDGESFVLLCVLKGAVVFTADLMRELRNPFELEFARSRSYGDAARPQTEPELVVPDPERISDRHVLVVDDILDTGSTYLALRDWLMDHEALSVRGCFLLDKPARRQADVKPDFFGFQVPDVFVVGYGLDHAERWRNLPYIAQLPVEEAT, encoded by the coding sequence TTGATCCAAGCATCGCTTGCCCCGATCTTGCAGGCGAGGCAGATCGCTGCCCGCGTGGCGCAAGTGGCCAAGGAAATCGATCGCCACTACGATGGCGAGTCCTTCGTGTTGCTGTGCGTGCTCAAAGGTGCGGTGGTCTTCACGGCGGATCTGATGCGCGAACTGCGCAATCCCTTCGAGCTGGAATTCGCACGGTCCCGATCCTACGGCGACGCGGCGCGTCCGCAAACGGAGCCTGAACTGGTGGTGCCGGATCCTGAGCGGATCTCGGACCGTCACGTGCTGGTGGTCGACGACATCTTGGACACCGGCAGCACCTATTTGGCCTTGCGAGATTGGTTGATGGATCACGAGGCATTGTCCGTGCGAGGGTGTTTCCTGCTGGACAAGCCCGCGCGCCGACAAGCGGACGTGAAGCCCGATTTCTTCGGTTTCCAGGTTCCCGACGTATTCGTGGTCGGCTATGGATTGGACCATGCGGAGCGCTGGCGGAATTTGCCCTACATCGCCCAGCTCCCTGTGGAGGAAGCCACTTGA
- a CDS encoding SUMF1/EgtB/PvdO family nonheme iron enzyme, with amino-acid sequence MWLSFSALLFSCNFSRTIQSNEEIPVGSAPSSPARLIAAKGTILQLGSDDPQAAPEERPGWTRFQHDFWMDTTEVTQKEFSALVGRNPSAVKGEALPVTNVTWFDAVLAANARSKHDGLDTVYQYSSSTLGTDGMALELAGLSIHLDRNGWRLPTEAEWELAARAGSTSPFAWGSIADSAKARRFAWLQANASGTIQPIGTLEANAWGLHDMAGNVMEWVQDWKGSFPKDTIDDFAGQASPGEVADIPVKGGACKFGIAFLRPSNRSATYASGRSARTEYVGFRLARGGFRPSFIDPSGASFQIPPVNLVASDLSARISVQAARLVFLNRTNGKGTLSWVDFGEASPIVRYLPDSLPVFHPVISPDGKWVAWSTALEGSVSPSRIRARRLSTAPSAAIDLGAGAIPRWWVNGTDTFLIRAEAMDNLSSSWPSSRTTMRRWSAGALESSEQLLTSGSFHDGRSRHFLYSGYRRLKQRDLISGKDRILFTAPENGKTTGDTSQVCNVSTSPDGSGRVMFLDFGFGGRSGVVGRPYGIHEVAFVADSNGRILQNLPAPAGEQQWDHLEWTNNSRWAVASVQSGTGANHAIHLLDLETGSSLQLATGEDLWQPGLWVSDRVGSQAVSGYDSAGRYFDPIQTPEMTVFGENLLRFWLLSDSLDVVLVGSSHLAGFLPAHFPNHHALSLAMPASTLSDWEKISRLIVLPHAPKLRTLVVSFMPGWFFRYNGIWPGERWSPVIRQTSGIRFDTAHGFWSSGIPAGFKDRVRLRLSERSLSLDPVPIGVSGPGWGAANLDINPLASEDTLDPEFSANLAIMDGIIARVTQRGIHVLVVNNPQSPGYANSPFAGRYGPTWPAYHALIQRFRAREKANPFFHFYDAHLDGHHDYADQEAGNWDHLIGKGYMKLGFRIDSIVSSFR; translated from the coding sequence TTGTGGCTTTCATTCTCCGCCCTCCTTTTCTCGTGCAATTTCTCGCGAACCATCCAGTCGAATGAAGAAATCCCCGTTGGCTCAGCCCCGTCCAGCCCGGCCCGCCTCATCGCCGCCAAGGGCACCATCCTCCAGCTTGGCTCCGACGATCCTCAGGCCGCCCCGGAAGAGCGTCCCGGTTGGACCCGCTTCCAGCACGACTTCTGGATGGACACCACCGAGGTCACCCAAAAGGAGTTTTCCGCACTTGTTGGACGGAATCCATCCGCAGTCAAGGGCGAAGCCCTTCCCGTGACCAACGTCACCTGGTTCGACGCGGTGCTGGCGGCCAATGCGCGATCGAAGCATGACGGACTCGACACAGTCTACCAGTACAGCTCATCCACCTTGGGAACCGACGGCATGGCGTTGGAACTGGCCGGACTGTCCATCCATCTGGACCGAAATGGCTGGCGACTTCCCACGGAGGCGGAATGGGAACTGGCGGCCCGCGCAGGCTCGACGTCGCCCTTTGCGTGGGGATCGATCGCCGATTCCGCAAAGGCTCGCCGATTCGCCTGGCTTCAAGCCAACGCAAGTGGAACGATCCAGCCAATCGGAACCCTCGAGGCCAATGCTTGGGGGCTCCACGACATGGCGGGAAACGTCATGGAGTGGGTGCAGGATTGGAAGGGCTCGTTCCCCAAGGACACCATCGACGATTTTGCGGGGCAGGCTTCCCCTGGCGAGGTCGCGGACATCCCTGTCAAAGGAGGTGCTTGCAAGTTCGGGATCGCGTTCTTGCGACCTTCCAACCGGAGCGCCACCTACGCCTCGGGCAGGAGTGCCAGGACAGAATATGTCGGCTTTCGGCTGGCACGCGGAGGGTTCCGGCCTTCCTTCATCGATCCTTCAGGCGCATCGTTCCAGATCCCTCCGGTCAATCTCGTTGCATCCGACCTCTCGGCCCGAATTTCAGTCCAGGCTGCGCGCTTGGTGTTCCTGAATCGCACCAACGGAAAAGGCACTCTCTCCTGGGTGGACTTCGGAGAAGCCAGCCCGATCGTCCGCTACCTTCCCGATTCCTTGCCTGTCTTCCATCCGGTCATCTCACCGGATGGCAAATGGGTCGCCTGGAGCACCGCGTTGGAGGGGTCCGTCTCTCCCTCGCGTATCCGTGCACGACGCTTGAGCACCGCTCCATCCGCCGCGATCGATCTGGGTGCAGGGGCGATTCCTCGCTGGTGGGTGAACGGAACCGATACTTTCCTGATCCGCGCCGAGGCCATGGACAACCTTTCCAGCTCATGGCCTTCGAGTCGCACGACGATGCGCAGATGGTCCGCAGGAGCCCTCGAGTCCTCGGAACAACTTCTGACTTCGGGCTCGTTTCACGACGGACGCTCAAGACATTTTTTGTACTCCGGGTATCGTCGACTGAAGCAACGCGATCTGATTTCCGGCAAGGACCGCATCCTATTCACCGCTCCCGAGAACGGGAAGACCACCGGAGACACCTCGCAGGTCTGCAACGTCAGCACCTCACCTGATGGCTCCGGACGCGTCATGTTCCTGGATTTCGGATTCGGCGGCAGGTCAGGTGTCGTTGGCAGACCATACGGGATCCATGAGGTGGCCTTTGTCGCCGACAGCAACGGGCGGATTTTGCAGAACCTTCCAGCTCCCGCAGGCGAACAGCAATGGGACCACCTGGAGTGGACAAACAATTCGAGATGGGCGGTAGCTTCGGTGCAGAGCGGAACGGGAGCAAACCACGCCATCCATCTTCTGGACCTCGAGACCGGAAGCTCTCTCCAGCTGGCGACTGGCGAGGATCTTTGGCAGCCGGGGTTGTGGGTGAGCGATCGAGTCGGCAGCCAGGCGGTCTCAGGGTACGATTCCGCCGGCCGATATTTTGACCCGATCCAGACTCCGGAGATGACGGTATTTGGCGAGAACCTACTCCGATTCTGGTTGCTTTCCGATTCGTTGGATGTCGTTCTTGTCGGAAGCTCCCACCTCGCCGGCTTTCTCCCGGCCCATTTCCCAAATCACCACGCACTGTCCCTCGCCATGCCTGCTTCAACTCTTTCTGACTGGGAAAAGATTTCAAGGCTGATTGTCCTTCCTCACGCCCCGAAGCTTCGCACACTGGTTGTCAGCTTCATGCCCGGCTGGTTCTTTCGCTACAATGGCATCTGGCCGGGTGAGCGGTGGTCGCCTGTGATCCGTCAAACCTCAGGTATCCGGTTCGATACTGCTCATGGGTTCTGGAGCTCCGGGATTCCGGCGGGATTCAAGGATCGAGTTCGCCTTCGGCTCTCCGAGCGGTCCCTATCTTTAGATCCCGTACCCATTGGAGTTTCTGGGCCTGGATGGGGTGCGGCCAACCTCGATATCAATCCTTTGGCAAGTGAAGACACTCTCGATCCGGAGTTCAGTGCGAATCTGGCCATCATGGATGGAATCATCGCCAGGGTGACACAGCGCGGGATCCATGTCCTGGTGGTGAACAATCCCCAGAGCCCCGGATACGCCAACTCACCTTTCGCAGGCAGGTATGGCCCGACCTGGCCGGCATACCATGCCTTGATCCAACGATTCCGGGCCCGGGAGAAAGCCAACCCGTTCTTCCACTTCTACGACGCGCATCTCGATGGCCATCACGACTATGCAGATCAAGAAGCCGGCAACTGGGACCATTTGATCGGTAAAGGCTACATGAAGCTTGGTTTTCGGATCGACTCGATCGTCTCGAGTTTCCGATGA